A genomic stretch from Capricornis sumatraensis isolate serow.1 chromosome 4, serow.2, whole genome shotgun sequence includes:
- the ERICH1 gene encoding glutamate-rich protein 1: MAALRRHVFVGKVLKKLYPEVSHGQEKKAPVTPASRNPSEKVAPEREKGQSVPPETGGDTRVQPMQRLYTVGLPPKGWVPPLLEPPSCSSSESSSNSEDTGDQDLHDLPKRRRIRKHKSKKKFRNPNNTHVKPAESEKQQSLLQELQPRHTDGSTISKNKKRKLKKKQQMQRKKAAGSLTGTSSVHFMYQPEETSSEQEDVRATDGENAGGATGGGAAGAVEEQVLPLDEGGVPDAEEEEVKSTNEKADGILNFLKSTQEIYFYDGVSKDSDSGVFMESTNKLFKQLETHSVSPSDVFILDHMKTLLLLHDTKRLKSALDVFPEHCRMPLEYARVISAFFNYWITHILPEKNDE; encoded by the exons TGTTTGTTGGAAAAGTACTGAAGAAACTTTACCCTGAGGTTTCACACGGCCAAGAAAAGAAGGCGCCTGtgactccagcctccagaaacCCATCTGAGAAAGTGGCTCCTGAGAGAGAGAAGGGCCAGAGTGTCCCTCCTGAGACAG GTGGTGACACTCGAGTCCAGCCCATGCAGCGGCTCTATACCGTGGGCCTGCCTCCTAAGGGGTGGGTCCCCCCTCTGCTGGAGCCACCGAGCTGCTCAAGTTCAGAGAGCTCTTCCAACAGTGAGGACACAGGAG atcagGATCTTCACGATCTGCCAAAGAGAAGAAGAATTAGAAAgcataaatcaaagaaaaaatttagaaatcCCAATAACACCCATGTAAAACCAGCAGAATCAGAGAAACAGCAGAGTCTTCTGCAAGAATTGCAGCCACGGCACACAGATGGCTCcacaataagcaaaaataaaaaaaggaaactcaaaaagaaacagcaaatgcAAAGGAAGAAAGCAGCTGGCTCACTGACAGGAACCTCTAGCGTGCACTTCATGTACCAGCCTGAAGAGACCAGCAGTGAGCAGGAGGATGTGCGAGCGACTGACGGAGAGAATGCTGGGGGTGCCACAGGGGGCGGGGCTGCGGGCGCTGTGGAGGAGCAGGTCCTACCCCTTGACGAGGGAGGAGTCCCAGATGCTGAGGAGGAAGAGGTGAAAAGTACCAATGAAAAGGCAGATGGTATCCTGAACTTTTTGAAGTCAAcacaagaaatttatttttatgatg GTGTCTCCAAGGATTCCGATTCTGGTGTCTTTATGGAAAGCACCAACAAGCTATTTAAACAACTGGAAACTCACAGTGTGTCCCCCTCAGACGTGTTCATTCTGGATCACATGAAAACGCTGCTACTTTTGCATGACACCAAGAGATTGAAGAGTGCCCTGGACGTGTTCCCGGAACACTGCAGGATGCCACTCG AATATGCCCGAGtaatctcagctttctttaattaCTGGATCACACATATCCTTCCTGAGAAAAATGATGAATGA